One region of Zingiber officinale cultivar Zhangliang chromosome 7B, Zo_v1.1, whole genome shotgun sequence genomic DNA includes:
- the LOC122004215 gene encoding gem-associated protein 2-like: protein MAVQAQAAAEAALLTEPNQCPSMPLGPRSVGLLGITAHQNSLRWLIWTTMGLFDSSYSSLLELQAMIRKFIQLDLVNKMPEVQLGQKSEYLEEDGDRDSDGDGKGDKDGDSEGGGEEHSEEDNVGRENPNDANSNEAAGGDEDDDGGKPDGEDENEGEEPEDQDPNDNNEQDDDDDDDDDSGNAEDEGEEEEEDDEEEVEDIIQPPKKRKK, encoded by the exons ATGGCCGTCCAAGCCCAGGCGGCCGCCGAAGCGGCGCTTCTCACG GAACCGAACCAGTGCCCTTCCATGCCTTTAGGACCCAGGAGTGTGGGCCTATTGGGCATAACTGCTCACCAGAATTCTTTAAGATGGTTGATATGGACCACCATGGGgctttttgattcttcttactccTCCCTTCTGGAATTGCAAGCCATGATCCGAAAATTTATTCAACTA GACCTAGTCAATAAAATGCCTGAGGTCCAGCTTGGCCAGAAGAGTGAGTACTTAGAAGAAGATGGAGACAGGGATAGCGATGGGGATGGCAAGGGAGACAAAGATGGAGATtcggagggaggaggagaggagcaCTCGGAGGAAGACAATGTGGGCCGTGAAAACCCAAATGATGCGAACAGCAATGAAGCTGCAGGAGGTGATGAGGATGATGATGGAGGCAAACCAGATGGGGAAGATGAGAATGAAGGGGAAGAGCCTGAAGATCAGGATCCCAATGACAACAATGAACAAGATGATGACGATGACGACGATGATGATAGTGGTAATGCTGAGGATGAgggggaagaggaggaagaggatgaTGAAGAAGAGGTTGAAGACATAATTCAACCCccaaaaaagagaaagaaatgA